A single window of Aquarana catesbeiana isolate 2022-GZ linkage group LG10, ASM4218655v1, whole genome shotgun sequence DNA harbors:
- the LOC141109961 gene encoding chemerin-like receptor 1 has protein sequence MENSMAYLNISMTHMPFTVTPLDELEDTYSTDIYDDYDDNNKTSDMFHIISIVIYSVAFLLGTIGNGLVIYFTTFRMKRTVNVVWFLNLAIADFIFTFFLLFNIVHFALGFHWPLGKFMCKLNSTMRSINLYASIFLLTVISIDRCTSVMFPVWCQNHRTPRVASFAALAVWILAFLFSVPTFIFRDTANHNNLIVCFSKFHEDSNVASSIYKGMIIIRLIFAFIIPLSLIILCYVIIMYRIQRNSMNTSGKPFKMILAIIITFFICWFPFYLFSFLELSAMYPGNDHLYDVTRIGSPLTTSLAYINSCINPVLYVFTLRDFKTELRKSLRSVLEKAAGKCSSKLQE, from the coding sequence GCTGGAAGATACTTACTCAACTGACATATATGATGACTATGATGACAATAATAAAACGTCAGATATGTTTCATATAATTTCAATAGTAATCTATTCTGTGGCCTTTCTTCTGGGGACAATTGGAAATGGTCTGGTCATCTATTTCACCACTTTTAGGATGAAAAGGACAGTCAATGTTGTTTGGTTCCTTAATTTAGCCATAGCTGACTTTATCTTCACATTTTTCCTGCTGTTCAACATTGTCCATTTCGCCCTTGGTTTTCACTGGCCTTTAGGGAAATTCATGTGCAAGCTTAACAGCACTATGAGATCCATCAATCTGTATGCCAGCATCTTCCTGCTCACTGTGATCAGCATCGATCGTTGTACATCAGTAATGTTCCCTGTTTGGTGCCAGAATCACCGAACTCCTAGAGTGGCCTCCTTTGCAGCCCTGGCAGTTTGGATCCTAGCATTCCTTTTCAGCGTACCTACTTTTATATTCAGAGATACGGCCAATCATAACAATTTAATTGTTTGCTTTTCCAAATTTCATGAAGATTCAAATGTTGCTAGTTCAATATACAAGGGCATGATCATAATACGACTCATATTTGCTTTCATCATTCCGCTCTCTCTAATTATCCTGTGTTATGTAATAATTATGTATCGCATCCAAAGAAACAGCATGAACACATCTGGCAAGCCATTTAAAATGATTTTAGctattataattacattttttatctgCTGGTTTCCTttctatctcttctcctttttggaGTTGTCTGCAATGTATCCTGGCAATGATCACCTGTATGATGTAACACGCATTGGATCACCTCTTACCACCAGTTTGGCCTACATTAACAGCTGCATCAACCCTGTTCTCTACGTGTTTACACTGCGAGATTTCAAAACAGAGTTACGCAAATCTTTACGGTCAGTTCTTGAAAAAGCTGCAGGAAAGTGTTCCAGCAAGCTTCAGGAGTAA